From one Actinopolyspora saharensis genomic stretch:
- a CDS encoding MCE family protein: protein MSARGRASTVKRRFMGLALLMCMVLFVSLTVAIYQKAFKPVVEVELRAASAGNQLRPRSDVKVRGMLVGEVRRVSANGDGALLRLALDPDEVDKIPSNVSALLLPKSLFGSRYVSLRLPENPSGTHLSEGDVITQDRTAASVELQNVLSDTLEVLRAVKPSELSSTLNALSTALEGRGDDLGETLSRLNGYLKGFNPAIPDLKRNLRELVGVAETYEKAAPDVLNALDHLTTTSKTLVEQREALAELTERTTRTSDDLRGFLERNRKNLITLNSSARPTTDVLAKYAPEYRCFLRDMAEFVPRIDRAFGKGTDEPGLHITLEVTSDRGKYVPGRDEPTYRDERGPRCYNFENAPSPFPQYPPDGPVKDGSYKPPPARTSNEGVNPPSGGEQYPRNRETSEQGAAGTSPQTAGRTGELANSEAEQEFISTVLAPSMGVPPGEVPDWSSLLVGPLLRGTEVSYR from the coding sequence ATGAGCGCGCGCGGCAGGGCGAGCACGGTCAAGCGGCGCTTCATGGGGCTGGCGCTGCTGATGTGCATGGTGCTGTTCGTCAGCCTGACCGTGGCCATCTACCAGAAGGCCTTCAAACCGGTGGTCGAGGTCGAGCTGCGCGCGGCCTCGGCGGGCAACCAGCTGCGCCCGCGCTCGGACGTGAAGGTGCGGGGCATGCTCGTCGGCGAGGTGCGCCGGGTCAGCGCGAACGGCGACGGGGCGCTGCTGCGGCTGGCGCTCGACCCGGACGAGGTCGACAAGATCCCGTCCAACGTGAGCGCGCTGCTGCTGCCGAAGTCGCTGTTCGGCTCGCGCTACGTCTCCCTGCGGCTGCCGGAGAACCCGTCCGGAACGCACCTGTCCGAAGGGGACGTGATCACCCAGGACCGCACCGCGGCCTCCGTGGAGCTGCAGAACGTGCTCTCCGACACCTTGGAAGTGCTGCGTGCGGTGAAACCCTCGGAGCTGTCGTCCACGCTCAACGCGCTGAGCACCGCTCTGGAGGGGCGCGGCGACGACCTGGGCGAGACCCTCTCCCGGCTCAACGGCTACCTGAAGGGGTTCAACCCGGCCATCCCCGACCTCAAGCGCAACCTGCGCGAACTGGTCGGGGTCGCCGAGACCTACGAGAAGGCCGCCCCCGACGTGCTCAACGCGCTGGACCACCTGACCACCACTTCGAAAACCCTGGTCGAGCAGCGCGAGGCGCTGGCGGAGCTCACCGAGCGGACCACGCGCACCTCCGACGACCTGCGCGGTTTCCTGGAGCGGAACCGCAAGAACCTGATCACGCTGAACTCGTCCGCGCGCCCCACCACGGACGTGCTGGCCAAGTACGCCCCGGAGTACCGGTGCTTCCTGCGCGACATGGCCGAGTTCGTCCCCAGGATCGATCGCGCCTTCGGCAAGGGAACCGACGAGCCGGGGCTGCACATCACCCTGGAGGTCACCTCCGACCGCGGGAAGTACGTGCCGGGGCGGGACGAGCCGACCTACCGGGACGAGCGCGGGCCCCGGTGCTACAACTTCGAGAACGCGCCGAGCCCCTTCCCGCAGTACCCGCCGGACGGGCCGGTCAAGGACGGCTCGTACAAGCCGCCGCCGGCGCGGACCTCCAACGAGGGAGTCAACCCGCCGTCCGGAGGGGAGCAGTACCCGCGGAACCGGGAGACCTCCGAGCAGGGGGCGGCGGGCACCTCCCCGCAGACCGCGGGCAGGACCGGCGAACTGGCGAACTCCGAAGCCGAGCAGGAGTTCATCTCCACCGTGCTCGCACCGAGCATGGGGGTTCCCCCGGGGGAAGTGCCGGACTGGAGCTCGCTGCTGGTCGGTCCGCTGCTGCGTGGAACTGAGGTGAGCTACCGATGA